accaacttttttttcttcttttttaaaaaatgactaTACAATAATGTGTATACTTCATGTTCTGCTTTTTCACTTGAATATATACAACTTACAGAATATGATGCCACAAATATACTCTTACATCTACTCCAGCTAAGCTCATGCTTCTTCTAGGCAAAGATGTTTTCCTTCTAACATATTTTAACTTTGCAAATGTAGAGACACTGACTGCTTTGATTTCCACCTTCTCAAAATACCTCAATAGTGTTTAACCAGTGCTACTTGTATTGGTGTTTTTCAGGTCTCggcatttctttttcatggaCACCAGCCATTAGCATTGTTAGCCACTATTTCTCCAAGAAAAGGGCTTTGGCCAATGCTATTGCCAGTGCTGGAGAGTGTGCCTTTGCATTCATGTTTGGACCATTTTTCCAGTGGCTGATTAGTCAGTACGGATGGAAAGGTGCCCTCTTGATCATAGGTGGTATTCAACTCAATATTTGTGTCTGTGGAGTACTGATGCGACCCCTGCCAAGCAGCTGCCTCCTTAAGGCCAGGCATTGTGAAACTGAAACACCACCTGGCAACAGTGCATCCAGGAGAGACAAAGAAGATAAGTTTTCCATCATGCACAAAACCTTCAACTGGATGCTTGTGAGGCAAccagaatttgtattttatgcCATTTTTGGTATATTAGCTGCTATGAGTTTTTTTGTTCCTCCATTATTTTTAGTTCCGCTTAGCTACAGCCTGGGAATAGATGAATCATGGACTTCATCCCTCCTATCCATTTTGGCTATGGTGGACTTTGGAGGCAGACTGCTGTGTGGCTGGTATGCCAACCTCCATGTTACCAAAACCATTCATTTGCTGGCAATGACGATTACATTGATGAGTACTTCCCTGATGCTGTTGCCACTGGCTAACAATTACCTATCTTTGGCAATATTCACTGGCTTCTATGGATTTTTCTTTGGTACAACAGTTGCCATTCACATTACAGTGCTGGCAGATGTTGTAGGCATGCCAGAATTTGACAGTGCTCTAGGGCTTTTCATGCTCATTCGAAGCACTGGAGGTTTTGTGGGGCCTCCTCTTGCAGGTAAGTTAAGACAACTCACTGCCAAATACAGCTTACAAGGAGGAAAGGGAATGGTAATCCAAACTGAAAAGATCTGTGTCTGCACtcaaattttccccttttttagCTCAGGGGTATCTGCACTAAGTGGTATATAAAAACAAATAGTCAGTTTAAATCCTCTCCAAAGTATCTTGCTCCCTCTCTTCTGTGTGATTTTAGAGATACCATTTCAacaagaaaggagagaagaaaggcaGGGTTCACATAGTGGTCCCCTTCCTGAATCCCACCTAATGCCTCTTGATGGCCTCCAACTATCTTGTTAAGTGTCCCTTTGGGACAAGTAGCAGACACaaaatttcagagaagaaactgaaatttgaGACTAGTGATGTTGCACAAATGCTGGTGTTGTTGGGAGGGTTTCTACAGAAGTTCATACTTAACAGCCTGAAACATTAGGCTATGCAAACCTCAAGGAAATATTCGGATAAATGCCTGCTGGTTTTAGACAGCGTTTGAGCCAACTAGTATAATAAATAGGGAAGGCAGCACATAAGAACAGTGGTAAGAGAGAACAGACAATGAGACAGCACATGGATTTATGGGCTCGCAACAAGATATAGTCATCTTGGAAAAATGCAAGACAAATGAACTGCAAGCTGTAGAGACTTTAAAAAGtgatacagcaaaaaaaattgaCCAGTGTGACTTGTACAATGCAGATCTGAGTCCTCATCCAAAGACCATTGTTCTTTCTCATCATTCTCACTACAAGTAACTTTTGTGGAAATCACATCGCTAATGTGTTGCAAATGAGTCAGACTGAAcactggaaaattttaattcacttttgaaaatacagGAACCAGGAAGATTCGTAGAGGGTTTGAGACAGAACAGTATCGAAAAATGAGTTGGAAAGATCtgaataaaatacaatttatagTGGCTGGTCACTTGTACCGATTATCTGGGAATCAATGCAGCCTCTTTTTGCGTATTTAGTAAACTACAAAGAAGGTATGGAAGAGCAGGGAATCCTAAGTGCCTCTCAAGCTCCCCTCTTCTCTTTTGAGtgtaaaatctaaaatatttgaGCTCATGGTTCCTGTGCCTATATAGGGCTTAGCTTAGTTTAGAATGCGGGCTAGGGAGTACCCTAAACATGGACAAACTTCTCACAAGCAAGTAACTTTAATCAGCCCACAAAGAAATATGCCATCATACCCACAGGGCAGCTGACACACTGCTGCAGTGCTACTACTGTACTAGAGATTTTTCAGTGTAATACACAACGGCATTATGTATTTTGGTTGGCCTAAACCTCCATGAAAACCAAGGGTTTTTTGTTAACATCTGTGACTCTTTGTAAAATGACAAACCGGAAACCCATAACATGTTGGACAAATTCTCCAGCTTTGTCTCCAGCAGTTGgatctcttttccttctttaaacTCACTCGTGCTGTAGTTATGGTCCAAATTACAGCACCAGGTGACAGCTACACCACAGAACACAGAGCTACTCTCATACACAGCTGCATGGTCATTTTTTCCTGCCAGTACCTGCACTGTCTACCACTTTAGGTTGAAAAGTGCTTCAAACTGTGTAATACATTGTTTCACTAGCAATTCACAtataaaaagcaatgaaatgtGAATTGTCTTTCAAACTGAAATTTGCTACAGTGAGGTGATGTTCCATGTGCTCATGATGTAGAAATCTGCAAGACAAGTATGTAGCCAGTACAATGCCTTTGTAAGAGGTTATATTCACACTGCTGAGCTAATTGACATTAGCCTGTTTTCCATCATTCACATTTCTGTCATATATTTCTCTCCAGGTCTGATTGTGGACATCGCTGGAGATTACAGAGCAGGCTTCTACATGGCAGGAGCCACTCTTGCTCTGTCaactggatttttaatttttttagatcgactccaacagagaaaaaaaagaggaagcaaGATTAGAACTAAACCAGAAAGGTCAACATTACCATACCCCTCCCTCCATATCCTAAAACATCAAACCAGAAGGTATTGAGAGCACAATGTAGTGGTGTGACTACATGAGACCTCTGACAGCACTTCAGGACATATGGAAGTGTTTCATTTTTGCCAAACTCACTATTACTAGGATTTACAAAAGAACGGATGTTTTGGGTAGGAATGTttgaaacaaaggaagaaagtaATTAATTTACATGCAAACTAGAGCAGTAACCATTACCATATTGTTTTGACATTGAAGCTGCATTTTGACTATACAAGTCTTCAGTAAAGTCCCACAGGGCCGTGCTAAATGAACTGTGGAAACCATGGTCTAAATTAAACTGCCATGAAGCATGTGTGCAGCAGATAGAAACTCTACCCCCAAATGCAGACTGCAGCTATCActaaaaaagaggaagaggcaTCAGCTCACAAATGCTTACTTGGGGAAGTAGTGCCCAGTAAACAAGCATTTTCAACAACTTAGATCTGAAAGcacaagtaaataaatacagttttgaGCTAAGGGATTTGCGTGTACTCTACAGAGCCATGCTGgaataagagaaataaatgaacCTGATAAAAGGTAAAAGTTATATGAGTGATAGAATGCAGTGGAGAGAAATACAGTGCTAAATATCagaagtaaaaagcaaaatacaaccACACAAAATGGAGAAGGATTGATGAATAGTAGAAGACCTAAGGCCACAATGGACTTCAAACTGAGTAAGAATCCCAAATGCAACCCTGTGTTAAAAATTGTAAATGTCTTTCTGTGTTATGGTAATATAGAGGAGATAACAATGCTTGCAAGGCTTTAACTGGAAGAAGTACATGAGTTGCAAAGAATTAAGTGGAACATAAGtgagaaaattaagaaaacagtCCAAGGAAAATGTATAAGAGATAAAGTTTGCctggttttgaaaacaaaaagttttaCAGAGAATGAGAACAGCCTTCGAATCCATAATAGGCTGGGATAAAGAAAACatgattaatttctttccttgttaAGACAACTAGTAACTGATGTAATTCACAGAGAGACAGTTATGTAACACAGAAAAGGCTTCATTGTAGCCTGTTAGAGATACAATGCAGACTATGAATGCAGAATATGAAAACACGGGGGTATCAGAGAATAGGTAACACATGATCAAGGATCTAAATACATGTGCTTCAGAGTAGTAGGATGGGCTAGATTACTTCCTGAGGTTTCCTTCAGTCCCACATTCCAATTATCCTAAGGCAGATACTTAAAGTAAATACTCTATttataagaataaaaaagagTCTGTATCCAAacaactgggttttttttacttaaagTAAATACTCTATTTATAAGAATAGAAAAGAGTCTGTATCCAAacaactgggtttttttgtaattttactTTATCAGGTGAAGACAGAATTTAAGGGAGAAAAGGCTGAGTAACATTTAGAAAGAAGcattgaaagggaaaaaaaatgtagcacTTTAAAGCCTTCAAGCTATTATGAATTTCATATCTGCCCCTACTTATAAACTTCAGATATTTTCACCATTAAAACACTTCTGCGAAGCTGAGTTTACATAAATCTCTCATCTGAAACAGTTACTTCTTGTCTCATAAGAAcaggtattaaaaaaatttaatttaacgTAGAGGGAATCAGCTGAACCATTAATAAATCAACTACCTGTGAAGGCTTGATTGAAGAACACGTATTGGAAAGAACACACCTGGGTGTGCAAAGTCTTGTAGTAAAGCTCTGAAATACCTGACAAAGTCCTTTTCAAACtattaaattgaaaattttggatttttctaCGAGTATTATTCTTCAGTCTTCTGTAGTGTTCCACTACTTAAGATAACTCTTCTTCTTATACTGGAGGTATTACTGGAGGTGGGAAGAATGGGGAAATACTTAACAGAGACAGTTTCCACCTCTGGCATTctgttaaaattcttttaaaaaatttaaaaaatcttgtatTTGCTCTATCACAAATTTATTTTGGCATGTCCTGATGTTTGACATAGGCAGTAGAGAAGGCACTTAGTGGCACGCTGTGCTGGAAAACATGGACACATGGTCACTTtaggtcaagggaggtgattgtgtgtcccctctgctccacgGCTGTGCATACATTTTGGAGAAGCAAACATAGGAAAGAAGTTGGCAAAGATGTCTGAGTTCGGCAGAGGATCACTGAGAGGCTGCAGAACCAGGGCTGGAtcagccagggggagcagcagctttgggggcACCAAACAGCATCCCCGGCACCAACAGGAGGAATAGAGGAGATGCAGCTGGGCTGTTCACAGCAGTACTTGGCATGCaggtgaggcagcagcaaagctgaaacACAGGGAGCTCAGGCAGAAGCTGTGAGGACAGCCCAACAGCATAGACATGGTCCAGTGTGGTTGGGCTGATTACATCCTTGGGGTTTTCATGGCCCGACTGGGTGATGTCCTGAGCAACCCAGTCTGAGCTCAGAACTGGCTCTGtcagggctcaggctggagatTTCCCCTGGTCCCCCACCAGCCTGAACAGGATCTTGTGAGAAATGAGAAgtcatacatttattttttttttctaaatgcacTAAATAGTATTAGTCACTTGGATACTGTCATCTTGTTGCAATGTATCTGTTTAATGGCACAAAAGAAgtcaaatcatagaatcatgggaTATATTGAATTGGAAAACTCAGCCAGGATCATCAAAGTTCAACTCCTGACCATCCCAAGAGCCACATCATGTGCCTGAGTGTTGTTCGAATGCTTCTTGAACTCCACACCATAGGCTTGGTGCTctgaccacttccctggggatcctgttccagtgccccaGCTATCCTCCGGGAAGAACATTTTCTTGATATCCACCCTGAActtcccctgacacaacttcaggccatttccttaggtcctgtcactggtcaccatAGAGAAGAGAccagtgcctgcccctgcttttcttctcatgATGATGCTGAAGACCACCATGAGAtcttccctcagtctcctcatcaccaggctgaacagaccaagttACTTCAGCCACTTGTCACatggcttcccctccagacccctcatcatcctcattttcctcctttgaGCAATAGTTTTATCTCTCCTACCCTGTGGcaccagagctgcccccagcactggaggtgaggctgccccagtgcagagcagagcaggacaatccccccccttgcctggctggtgatgctgtgcctgatggcccccaggacacaggtggccctcctggctgctgatCCATGTTCAACTTTCCATAGACCAGGACCCTGAGGTCCCTTTCTGCACTGATGCTCTTCAGCGTCATTCTCGTCTATACACACATCCATGAATCTGACCCCCTTCTTTGTCAAACTTCATTGTTTGGTGACCTGCAGTTTGTCAAGGTTGCCCTGCAGGGCCTCTGCCTTCAAAGaagtcaacagctcctcccatTTTAATGTCTTCAGCAAACTTACTTAGTGTTCAAGTCCTGCATCCAAGtaatttatgaagatgttgaagagcactgCCCTAAGGtggagccctgtggaacccCACAGGTCACCAGTCTGATGTCATTCCATTCATTGTAACACTTTGAGCCTGACCATCACCCAGGTGATCACTCATCATGTGGTGTTTTTATTCAGCTATATGCTGGACATTTTGTACAAGTTCAGGGTCATCTGGGAGCTGATCATTCTCATAGCCATGgtcctccagctccaggcagtGGACTCCCCTTAGTCCCTTACTGGTGTTGAAAGCAAAGGCAAAGAAAGCATTAAACATCTCTTTCTTGCCCAGGTCCCTGTTTGTGAGGTGACCATCCTTACCCTGTAACAGGCTGATGTTATTTCTACACTGCCTTTTgccataaatatatttgaaaaaactcCTTTTATTGTCCCCGTCAGTTGTGGACAGCTTCAACTTCAGTTGAGCTTTGGCTGCTCAAATTTTCTCCCTTCAGTGGTGAGCAGCATCTCTGTATTCCTCCCCTGTCACCTGACCTTGTTTCTGCTGAGCCTACCCCTTCCTTTTTTGCTCTACCTCCCACAGAAGATTCCTGCTCAGCAAGCAATCTTCTGCCTCACCTGCTTGACTTCTCACATTTGGCAATTGTTTTCTCCTGTGTCCTTAGAAGATGGTGCTTAAAATGTGACCCCAGAACCAGTGGAAGCATTTTCCCAGGGTTGCTTACTCAGTAatttcctgagcagcctgaagtTTGCTGTCCTCACATCCAGAGTTGAAGTACTGAGtgtttgtgttcatttttgAATTGCTATtacttcagctgcagctgaaatgaaatattccaAGTTAAATTTCACTGGACTATTACCACAGGGATTACTTTCACCAAATTTGGGtgagacctttaagatcatcaagtccaaccatccacccagcactgccactgtcacctctAAATCCAAATCATATCAACCAGTGCAAAGTCCACACACCTCCAAAACATcttcagggatggtggctcTACCACGTCCCTGAGCAACCTATTGCAAATGACTCTTCAATCCAAGTTCTAAGAGCGTAGTCAGCGTTGACAATACTAATTTTCTTCAAGAGACAACCTCAGAGGCCTAAATCAGCAGCCTACCTGTAAGGAGTTTCTACCCCAAAACAGTTAGCAAATTACTGATGGAAATAGGATTGTGAGGATTTAGAAAGCATTGACATTCTCTTGAATCCAGGTATGGTCTCCTGAAATTACACACAACCTCACCTTGATAGCAGGCAGCTGCATCCAAAAGTTCTTCACCCATGGTTGATCATCCTGCATCTCATGGATAAAGTTCCACCAACCTGAACAATCCTCTGGGCTCTGAACCTCCATTTTAATGCAGATAAAgtagaagcaaaggaaaactgcCAGAAAGCTGTTCAAAAACATTTTGGAGTAACAAAGGCATCACTGTAATTATGGCATCCTCTTGGCACAGCTTCTACAGGATTAAGACTACCATTCTTTCTTTACTGTAAGATTCAGAGATGGAGCAGAGGGACATGGGTCTGACAGTAAGGACAACAGCTTCATTTGGAAATTACTTAAGGAGGAAGTTTCTGTCACGAACCATGCTTTCAGGATGAACATATTTATGGTGATTGTGCAAGGTAGTCTACAGAACATGTTGTTCCCTGGAGGGGCCTGCAGTCAAGGTAGGAGCAAGTTGAGGAGTAGCTTCTTTTCAAAAAGCTTCAAATCTGGCCTATAGTGGAACTCTTCAGCCAACAATACCTCCTTCAAAGTAAGTCCCCAAACCATGGAGAGACAAGGATCCTCAAGACAAACTGAAAGTGATgtaattccttattttctcttACTGTACTACGTTACTGGTAATGTAAATTTAACAGTGAAATACCTGTGAGTTTCCACTGAATTTCCCATAAAACTAACAAAAGTCTTTGCTAAATCAGGTGTCGAGGTACTTGTGTTtctttgctctgtgtgctgtATGAAATCTCAAATGTCAAAGAATTATCAATTGaagtaaattaataaaaatccCAGGATCTTGGCCTAGAAAGACGGAATTCTAATGTTAACAgcacaaaaccaaccaacagCTATTATCTTTCAAAGGTCAGGCCTGCTATTTTCAGTTACACCATAAGCATTCATTTCCTACCCTTCACCAAGATTCATCAAAGAATCCTGGATTTGCCACAGGTTTGgctatcagaaaaaaaaacctgggtTACTGTGGGGTTTCTCTGAAGTACTCCTCTTTCATCCTCTTCTGAAAAGTTGTCTTTGAAAAGGTAACACCTTTGGAATCCATATGTCAATGCCAGTGACTTTACACTGACGGAGTTAGCAGCACTACATCAGCAAAACaagattttgtaaaaaatttGGGATCAGAAGCAGGATATGGTGTTTCACCTCCTCATCCATCCAACTCCTCAATAGCAGCATTCTGCATTTACATTCCAGATGACACTGCAGATCCGTGacaaagttattatttttttcctttcttgttatACTATTAACAAGAGATTAATTCAAAACACATAATATTCAAGCAGTTGACATTTTACCCCACAAATCACTTGAGGCAAGTAAGGGTCAGAGACTGGTTTTGCTACATGAAGAAATCACATGAATTTTCTTTATGGGTGTTTTGATTCTCACAAGATCAAGCAGTGCCCTTCAGTCATCATCCTCTTCCAGAAGGGAagcttttcttcaggaaaacacATGATTTGATAAGGAACTTTACAACATTTTCAGAGTGCACAAGGGCTGGCATGTTTCTTGGGAACTTGACTGTGATAGTGTTCATTTACAGTTTTGCACACATGGCTATTTACAGAAACTTCCCTGCACCTCTTTTACCTTTGAAATTCCTATTGAGTTCATCTGGATTAACTTGCCCAAATTAGCAAGTTTATACTCCTCACTGTTCATTCTTCCtgtattctttattttcccctctgcaaAAACTGTGCCACTTCAAACTTCAATGGGTCTAGCAAAACCAACTAGATTCTTCTGGCAGTCATCACAAAGTGAGTTTGGAAGGCACCTCTGGGGGTCCTGCTGTCTaacccctgctgcagcagagccactTGGAGCTGGTTCCAGTGACTGTGTCCAGATGGTGTTTCAGATCTCCAGTGGGGCAGACTCAACAAactctctgggcaacttgtgccAGTGCCCAGTCATCCTCACGGAAAAAAAgatttcctgatgttcagagaATACAGCCTGTGGTTTAGCCTGTGCTCACTGCCTCTGGTCTCATCACTAGGCACTaccatgaaaaaatatataaagataGGTCAGATTTTTACCATAATTagtaaaaaaccagaaacactCCACAGTAGTTAAAATATATCAATGTTAATACTTTTAATCTGACTTCTTAATGAAATGGATGTTGGTCACTCTCATTATCtgttctttcttattttcttttgaatctgTCAGTCATTTTTCCCATATTTAGAGCCCAGTGCACAGCTTCAAAGTGAAAACTTAAAAGTGTTTAATCcctcaagtttaaaaaaatctggagagggacagagaggctCAGATTAATGATTCATTAGGACAAATGACAAGCAGAACGTGGTTCTTTTATCTCCTTGCTCTTTTGGCAGTAACTAACTGCTGGTATATCACAGTACCCAGACCTTTGAATCAAACACTGACTGCCATTTCTTGCCTGACCTTGTAAATGGAATTACTACAGTGTTAGCCCAGGCAAATGCCAGGCTTCATTAGTTCTGTGCCCTCAGACCCTCTTTTTGTTGCAGTATTTACTTCTCAGTATAGAATTAAACTGTATTTACCTTAATCTAAGACACTTCTGTCACAAGATGAGTTTTGGTCCACATATACTAGTTTGCACAGTGTTAAAATGATGCAAAAAGTGTGCATAAACAAAGCTATAGTAAATACATGCAAAAATACAGTCCTCTGTAACAAAATAAGCAGCCTTTGACCAAAACATATTTGAATCTAGAAACAGTCTGTCCACTCTAGGAGGTCGTATTTATTGGTCAGGTAAGAAGGTGTTGGGCTGTCTCTCATAGCACATGTAATTAATCAAGAAATAacagctttttctgctgctttttaagaGGGAAGGATGCAGAAGAAAACGAGAAGTTGTCTCCTTG
This genomic interval from Ficedula albicollis isolate OC2 chromosome Z, FicAlb1.5, whole genome shotgun sequence contains the following:
- the LOC101819519 gene encoding monocarboxylate transporter 2-like, whose amino-acid sequence is MQAKDSNPPDGGYGWVVVVSAFMVMGFTVAVLKTFGLFFVEIQQHFDELASSTSWITSVTIVVFHLGGTTRLPDEDHLSLQFFEHISWPGLVFLNVSVSCIKGEHVLSLPRSALATGCSVYQSKDSPHHLHQPSLAPVASSLCVQYTHRTVVITGGLLAFSGMALGFFGLNMGWMYATTGFLQGLGISFSWTPAISIVSHYFSKKRALANAIASAGECAFAFMFGPFFQWLISQYGWKGALLIIGGIQLNICVCGVLMRPLPSSCLLKARHCETETPPGNSASRRDKEDKFSIMHKTFNWMLVRQPEFVFYAIFGILAAMSFFVPPLFLVPLSYSLGIDESWTSSLLSILAMVDFGGRLLCGWYANLHVTKTIHLLAMTITLMSTSLMLLPLANNYLSLAIFTGFYGFFFGTTVAIHITVLADVVGMPEFDSALGLFMLIRSTGGFVGPPLAGLIVDIAGDYRAGFYMAGATLALSTGFLIFLDRLQQRKKRGSKIRTKPERSTLPYPSLHILKHQTRRY